The following are encoded together in the Proteiniphilum saccharofermentans genome:
- a CDS encoding NADH-quinone oxidoreductase subunit NuoE family protein: MKTLTYVPVSEALLDEIIEKHRGKPGMLLTTLEEIQEKNHLKYLPGETLAEISRKMKIPYTQVYSVASFYSYFNLKPQGKHTVVVCRGTACHTKGSKALLDDIAAILGFKRDEDDTESSYTTPDNLFTIKTVACFGQCAQSPVVEVDGIIHSNVNSQKLLNILDKLKRGKSRRTGKNNLT; encoded by the coding sequence ATGAAAACACTGACCTATGTTCCTGTTTCAGAAGCTCTCCTCGATGAGATCATTGAAAAGCACCGGGGAAAACCAGGGATGCTGCTTACGACGCTGGAAGAGATACAAGAGAAAAACCACCTGAAATATCTTCCCGGCGAAACGTTGGCTGAGATCTCAAGAAAAATGAAAATACCTTATACGCAGGTATATAGTGTAGCCTCCTTTTATTCTTACTTCAACTTAAAACCACAAGGCAAGCACACTGTTGTTGTCTGCAGGGGTACAGCTTGTCATACCAAAGGGTCGAAAGCCCTGCTGGATGATATCGCCGCTATTCTGGGTTTTAAAAGGGATGAAGACGATACGGAATCCTCTTATACCACTCCCGACAATCTGTTTACCATCAAAACGGTAGCTTGCTTCGGGCAGTGCGCCCAATCTCCTGTTGTTGAAGTGGATGGGATTATTCACAGCAATGTGAATTCACAGAAATTGCTGAATATACTGGACAAACTGAAAAGAGGAAAGTCCCGAAGAACCGGTAAAAATAACTTAACATAG
- a CDS encoding NAD(P)H-dependent glycerol-3-phosphate dehydrogenase, with amino-acid sequence MDSIGKICILGGGTWGTALAKIVLMNQKHMNWFIRRDDQIEGFYKLGHNPGYLPNVKFNLAQITFYSNLEKAIKDSDTIIIAIPSPYVKQYFRRIWNNTFKGKFMVSALKGIIPNDNMVMSEFLASNFKIPIENTGVLSGPCHAEEVALERLSFLTVASKDQTKAKLLSEAINSRILKAAVSDDVVGIELAAVLKNIYAIAAGICQGLLYGDNFQAVLMSNCAKEMSRFLNGVIPLERNITEQHYLGDMLVTGYSQFSRNRTLGAMIGKGYSVKSAQLEMEMIAEGYYGAKCIHELNSRFNIDIPIAETVYRILYEKLSPQNGIKKLIDFF; translated from the coding sequence ATGGATTCTATCGGCAAAATTTGTATTCTGGGCGGCGGAACATGGGGAACGGCGCTGGCAAAAATCGTACTGATGAACCAGAAGCATATGAACTGGTTCATCCGGCGGGATGATCAGATAGAGGGTTTTTATAAGCTCGGCCACAACCCCGGCTATCTGCCCAATGTGAAATTCAACCTGGCCCAGATCACCTTCTATTCGAATCTGGAAAAGGCAATCAAGGACTCCGACACCATCATCATCGCTATCCCTTCTCCCTATGTGAAACAATATTTCCGGCGTATCTGGAACAATACCTTCAAAGGAAAATTCATGGTATCGGCACTGAAAGGGATCATTCCAAACGACAACATGGTGATGAGTGAATTCCTTGCCAGTAATTTTAAGATTCCTATCGAAAATACAGGCGTGCTTTCCGGCCCCTGCCATGCCGAAGAGGTGGCATTGGAACGGCTCTCATTCCTGACCGTTGCCAGCAAAGACCAGACAAAGGCGAAACTGCTTTCGGAAGCCATCAACTCGAGAATACTCAAGGCTGCCGTCTCGGATGATGTGGTGGGTATTGAACTGGCTGCCGTACTGAAGAACATCTACGCCATCGCTGCAGGTATCTGCCAGGGATTGTTGTATGGCGATAATTTCCAGGCGGTGCTGATGAGCAACTGCGCCAAGGAGATGTCGCGATTCCTCAATGGAGTGATTCCGCTTGAACGCAACATCACCGAACAGCACTACCTTGGAGACATGCTTGTGACAGGCTATTCACAGTTCAGTAGGAACAGAACGCTCGGAGCAATGATCGGGAAAGGCTATTCCGTGAAGTCAGCGCAACTGGAAATGGAGATGATTGCGGAAGGATACTACGGGGCAAAGTGTATCCATGAATTGAACAGCCGCTTCAACATCGATATCCCCATTGCAGAAACGGTCTACCGGATACTTTACGAAAAGCTCTCCCCACAAAATGGCATTAAGAAGCTGATCGACTTCTTCTGA
- a CDS encoding glucose-6-phosphate isomerase codes for MDTIQLQIKDLSGFLSEEDILKQSAQAAACNQALHNGSREGNDFLGWVDLPSSITDQVLREIEDAATVLRTHCDAVVVVGIGGSYLGARAVIDALSSSFDWLQEKEDRKNPVILYAGNNISEDYLYELMRYLNDKRFGIINISKSGTTTEPAIAFRLLKDQLEEKVGKEEARKRIVAITDASKGALRTLADTEGYKTFVIPDNVGGRYSVLTPVGLLPIAVAGIDIRKLVAGAVEIEKATVPSTSFDYNLPAIYAVIRNELYKRGKKIEILVNYHPKLHFLAEWWKQLYGESEGKENVGIFPAAVDFTTDLHSMGQWIQEGERTIFETVITIGEANEKVQIPHDDKDLDGLNYLEGKRVDEVNKMAELGTRIAHVDGGVPNLTIEIPKLNEKYIGQLIYFFEKACGISGYLLGINPFDQPGVEAYKKNMFALLEKPGFEEATKAIKARL; via the coding sequence ATGGATACGATTCAATTACAGATTAAAGATCTCTCCGGATTCCTTTCGGAAGAGGATATTCTGAAACAGTCGGCACAGGCAGCAGCCTGCAACCAGGCGCTCCATAACGGCTCCCGCGAGGGGAATGATTTCTTGGGATGGGTAGACCTACCTTCTTCAATTACTGATCAGGTATTGAGAGAAATTGAAGATGCAGCCACAGTACTCCGCACTCACTGCGATGCTGTGGTAGTAGTGGGTATTGGCGGAAGTTACCTCGGCGCCCGTGCGGTGATCGACGCGCTCTCCTCTTCATTCGACTGGTTACAGGAAAAAGAAGACCGCAAAAATCCTGTCATCCTTTATGCCGGGAACAATATCAGCGAAGACTACCTTTACGAACTGATGCGGTACCTCAATGACAAGCGATTCGGTATCATCAATATCTCGAAATCGGGTACAACCACCGAACCGGCCATCGCTTTCCGGTTACTGAAAGACCAACTGGAGGAGAAGGTGGGCAAAGAGGAAGCCAGAAAACGGATTGTAGCCATCACCGATGCATCGAAAGGTGCGCTTCGGACCTTGGCCGACACCGAAGGATACAAAACATTTGTTATCCCCGATAATGTAGGAGGGCGTTACTCCGTACTCACACCGGTGGGATTACTTCCGATTGCCGTAGCAGGAATAGATATCCGTAAACTGGTAGCCGGAGCTGTGGAGATAGAAAAGGCTACCGTGCCTTCCACTTCGTTCGATTACAATCTCCCCGCCATCTACGCGGTAATCCGCAATGAACTATATAAACGGGGTAAGAAGATCGAGATCCTGGTGAATTATCACCCCAAACTCCACTTCCTGGCCGAGTGGTGGAAACAACTCTACGGCGAAAGTGAAGGAAAAGAGAATGTGGGTATCTTTCCGGCTGCGGTCGATTTCACTACCGACCTGCACTCCATGGGTCAGTGGATACAGGAAGGTGAACGCACCATCTTCGAAACGGTGATAACGATTGGAGAAGCCAACGAGAAAGTACAGATTCCCCATGATGACAAGGACCTCGACGGGTTGAACTACTTAGAGGGAAAACGGGTGGATGAAGTCAACAAGATGGCGGAACTGGGCACCCGCATCGCCCATGTGGATGGAGGCGTCCCCAACCTCACAATAGAGATACCCAAGTTGAACGAAAAGTATATCGGACAATTGATCTATTTTTTCGAAAAAGCGTGCGGCATCAGCGGCTATCTACTCGGGATCAACCCCTTCGACCAACCGGGAGTAGAAGCTTACAAAAAGAATATGTTCGCCCTGCTGGAAAAACCGGGCTTCGAAGAAGCAACCAAAGCAATCAAAGCAAGGTTATAA
- a CDS encoding FAD-dependent oxidoreductase, which produces MRPSEIKLIKEQQHQERILPAMPMILVGMGTCGIGNGADTVYRQIRKQITDTGIDCKLKQTGCFGFCAEEPMVMLYQPGKPMLVYSKVNEKDVKHIIESLVKNTICRNKLLCRIDEWDFLTSEVKFGKGYQDIPHWDEIPFFKGQQKVVLRHAGLIDPEDILDYIAVGGYNALVKVLAGFEPADVISEVMEAKLRGRGGAGFPTGRKWSIMQKQESGQKYIICNADEGDPGAYMNRNEIESDPHMLIEGMLIGAYAMGADKGIAYVRAEYPLAVKRLKSAIRQAEEFGLLGENILDSGFSFSLDIVEGAGAFVCGEETALIASIEGKAGRPMPRPPYPASRGLYGKPTNINNVETWCNIPVIIEKGSEWFSAIGTEKSTGTKVFSLVGKVKNTGLVELPLGSKLEQFVFGIGEGTGTSKRVKAVQTGGPSGGCIPLEYFSTPVDYESLNSIGAIMGSGGMVVMDQDNCMVDVARYFLEFNAGESCGKCTPCREGSAQALAILTRITRGQGTPADLAVLELLSGVIKDSSLCALGQTTPNPILTTLRYFRHEYEEHIREKRCHAGTCESLYMALCENSCPLHMNIPGYIELIKEGRYEDAFELTLRDNPLPGTIGRICHFHCQMRCRREMLDQPVSQGEIHRYLADTMYQLGKENEIYRKLVKEKLPPTGKRIAIVGAGPAGLTAAFYLVRLGHEVIVYDALPEAGGVLRFGIPQYRLPKELLQKEIKVIKKLGVQFKFNQRLGNNLSLTDLRKESDAIYMAIGAWKDVDLNIPGEDTKGVLAGTEVLKKIASGKVPGLGRHVVIIGAGNVAIDAARSILRMGRDVTIVYRREKSDMPANAVEISESEEEKIKYRFLSSPHEIIADTSGQVRALRIEKMSRGGIDRSGRRKPVPTGILEEIPCDSIILAIGEQVDSKSLGDSLDMEKDGRIKVDAFTCQTSDPKIYAGGDAVSGPSTAAEAMGMAKKAAASIDKALMNEERFQLLSREFHYGNQVPMNPKPSPKNVARRLSVKDRMNNFNEISFGFTGEQARNEVERCLRCDVKCQ; this is translated from the coding sequence ATGAGACCGTCCGAGATCAAACTAATAAAAGAGCAGCAGCATCAGGAAAGAATACTTCCTGCCATGCCAATGATACTGGTAGGGATGGGGACTTGCGGCATTGGCAATGGAGCTGATACGGTTTATCGTCAGATCCGGAAGCAAATCACAGATACCGGGATCGATTGTAAACTCAAACAGACAGGATGTTTCGGTTTTTGCGCCGAAGAGCCGATGGTAATGCTTTACCAGCCCGGTAAACCGATGCTGGTCTACAGCAAAGTGAACGAAAAAGACGTAAAACATATCATCGAAAGCCTGGTGAAGAATACGATCTGCCGTAACAAGCTTTTGTGCAGGATAGACGAATGGGATTTCCTGACTTCAGAAGTGAAATTTGGTAAAGGGTATCAAGATATTCCGCATTGGGACGAGATCCCTTTTTTTAAAGGGCAGCAGAAAGTAGTGTTACGCCATGCCGGACTCATTGATCCCGAAGATATCCTCGATTATATTGCCGTAGGAGGATACAATGCCCTCGTCAAGGTGCTTGCCGGTTTTGAGCCGGCTGACGTGATCAGCGAGGTGATGGAGGCGAAGCTCCGCGGCCGCGGAGGCGCGGGTTTCCCTACCGGTAGAAAGTGGTCGATCATGCAAAAACAGGAATCCGGTCAGAAATATATTATCTGCAATGCAGATGAGGGCGACCCGGGTGCCTATATGAACCGCAATGAGATCGAGAGCGACCCGCACATGCTGATCGAGGGCATGTTGATAGGTGCATACGCCATGGGAGCCGATAAAGGGATAGCGTATGTGAGAGCCGAATATCCGCTTGCCGTGAAACGCCTCAAAAGTGCCATCAGGCAGGCTGAAGAATTTGGGCTGTTGGGTGAAAATATCCTGGATTCCGGCTTCAGCTTTAGTCTGGATATTGTGGAAGGCGCCGGAGCATTTGTTTGTGGTGAAGAGACGGCACTGATCGCTTCCATTGAAGGAAAGGCCGGACGCCCGATGCCCCGCCCTCCCTATCCTGCAAGCAGGGGATTGTATGGAAAGCCCACGAACATTAACAACGTGGAGACATGGTGCAATATACCTGTCATCATAGAGAAAGGGAGTGAATGGTTCAGCGCCATCGGTACGGAGAAAAGTACCGGTACAAAAGTATTTTCGCTGGTCGGAAAAGTGAAGAATACCGGACTGGTGGAACTTCCGCTGGGCTCTAAACTGGAACAGTTTGTCTTCGGTATAGGTGAAGGGACAGGCACTTCCAAGCGGGTAAAAGCGGTACAGACAGGCGGCCCTTCGGGAGGCTGCATACCGTTGGAGTATTTTTCCACACCTGTCGACTACGAGTCTTTGAACAGCATAGGTGCCATCATGGGTTCCGGCGGTATGGTCGTGATGGACCAGGACAACTGCATGGTAGATGTGGCACGTTATTTTCTCGAATTCAATGCCGGGGAATCGTGCGGAAAATGTACACCCTGCCGCGAAGGATCCGCACAGGCACTCGCTATCCTTACCCGCATCACAAGGGGGCAAGGGACTCCTGCCGATTTGGCCGTGCTGGAGCTCCTTAGCGGTGTCATCAAAGATTCGTCGCTTTGTGCGCTCGGGCAGACCACACCCAATCCGATCCTGACCACATTGAGATATTTCAGGCACGAATACGAGGAGCATATCAGAGAAAAACGTTGTCATGCAGGAACGTGCGAATCGTTGTATATGGCATTGTGTGAAAACAGCTGCCCGTTGCACATGAACATCCCCGGCTATATCGAACTGATAAAAGAAGGCAGATATGAGGATGCTTTTGAGCTTACACTGCGCGATAATCCGCTGCCGGGAACGATTGGCAGGATATGCCACTTCCATTGCCAGATGCGTTGCCGGCGTGAGATGCTGGATCAGCCGGTTTCACAGGGAGAGATCCACCGCTATCTGGCGGACACCATGTATCAACTCGGGAAAGAGAATGAGATCTATCGGAAGTTGGTCAAAGAGAAACTACCTCCTACCGGAAAACGGATCGCCATAGTGGGCGCCGGACCTGCCGGGCTTACGGCCGCATTTTATCTCGTACGCTTAGGGCATGAGGTTATCGTTTACGACGCCTTGCCGGAGGCCGGCGGAGTGCTTCGCTTTGGCATTCCGCAATATCGTTTACCTAAAGAGCTTCTGCAGAAAGAGATAAAGGTAATTAAGAAGCTGGGGGTTCAATTCAAATTCAATCAACGATTGGGAAATAATCTCTCGTTGACGGATCTGAGAAAAGAGTCTGACGCTATTTATATGGCGATTGGAGCATGGAAAGATGTCGATTTGAATATTCCGGGTGAAGATACAAAGGGTGTCCTTGCCGGCACTGAGGTTTTAAAAAAGATCGCATCAGGTAAAGTCCCCGGGCTCGGCCGGCATGTAGTGATCATCGGTGCCGGTAACGTAGCCATCGATGCTGCCCGCAGTATCCTGCGAATGGGTAGGGATGTGACTATTGTGTACCGACGCGAAAAGAGTGACATGCCAGCCAATGCCGTTGAGATATCCGAGTCGGAAGAAGAAAAAATAAAATATCGATTCCTCTCATCTCCCCATGAGATCATTGCCGATACCTCCGGACAGGTCAGGGCGCTGCGGATCGAAAAAATGTCACGGGGAGGCATTGACCGTTCGGGAAGAAGGAAACCTGTTCCAACCGGGATATTGGAAGAAATTCCCTGTGATTCCATTATTCTGGCTATCGGGGAGCAGGTCGACTCAAAGAGTTTGGGGGACAGTCTGGATATGGAAAAAGATGGCAGAATAAAGGTGGATGCGTTCACCTGTCAAACATCTGATCCGAAGATCTATGCCGGCGGCGATGCTGTCAGCGGTCCTTCAACCGCCGCAGAGGCAATGGGGATGGCAAAGAAAGCCGCTGCCTCTATTGACAAGGCGCTGATGAACGAAGAGAGATTCCAGCTTTTGTCGCGTGAATTCCATTATGGAAATCAGGTGCCCATGAATCCGAAGCCAAGCCCGAAAAACGTGGCCAGAAGACTCTCGGTGAAAGACAGAATGAATAATTTCAATGAGATCTCATTCGGATTTACGGGTGAACAGGCCCGTAACGAAGTGGAGAGGTGCCTGAGGTGTGATGTCAAATGTCAATAG
- a CDS encoding Ig-like domain-containing protein, with protein sequence MRLYDLPITVIRYINIKIIVKRALSILLAINLIVVLVSYGSGNSSIELTVDKAEISVKVGEEAQVKIKTGNGNYSIQSADETKVTATVKETTIIIKGVNVGETVVTVTDGQNKSTVIKVIVTFTNVSLADSYPNDIGIENDANVLYVEKFNNGMTNILSRYDDKLNPEGMSIDEVDVPTGSKESYSLKMTSISGGVNNGGHLFKKFSPGFNNIIYVRYYVKYPTSSNGYFHHESVWFGGHNPSTSYTFPRAGTCGLGDSRLIISYEPVWRNSQAPEGMDTYLYWGGMRSFNEGENCYGNTTINEGRAGYNSPASEEAPVVTFDEWMCIEIMIKLNDPVTAHNGELKVWQDGVPVGHWGPGFPNGYWLRDKWYNNPAGTPFEGFQWRTDVDLNINWLWFEFFHDDPNAPSSYIKFANLVVAKEYIGPINNPTDATK encoded by the coding sequence ATGAGATTATATGATTTACCAATTACTGTAATTAGATACATCAATATTAAAATAATTGTGAAAAGAGCGCTAAGCATATTATTAGCAATAAACCTGATTGTTGTGCTTGTTTCGTACGGAAGTGGGAATTCAAGCATAGAACTGACTGTGGATAAGGCTGAAATTTCAGTAAAAGTGGGAGAAGAGGCTCAAGTTAAGATTAAAACCGGCAACGGAAATTATTCTATACAATCTGCCGATGAGACAAAGGTTACTGCCACTGTAAAGGAAACAACGATTATCATAAAAGGAGTAAATGTTGGCGAAACAGTTGTCACAGTGACCGATGGACAAAATAAATCAACAGTTATTAAAGTGATTGTTACTTTTACCAATGTATCACTTGCAGATTCTTATCCAAATGACATAGGAATTGAAAATGACGCTAACGTTCTTTATGTTGAAAAGTTTAACAACGGGATGACAAACATTCTTAGTCGATATGATGATAAATTGAATCCTGAAGGAATGTCGATAGACGAGGTAGACGTACCTACAGGAAGTAAGGAATCGTATTCTTTAAAAATGACCAGTATAAGCGGCGGGGTAAATAATGGTGGTCATTTGTTCAAAAAATTTTCACCGGGATTTAACAACATTATTTATGTCCGCTACTATGTGAAATATCCAACATCGTCAAATGGATATTTTCATCATGAGAGTGTATGGTTTGGTGGTCACAATCCTTCAACTTCGTACACATTTCCCAGAGCAGGCACCTGTGGTTTGGGAGACAGCAGGTTGATTATCTCCTACGAACCTGTTTGGAGAAATTCCCAGGCTCCGGAGGGAATGGATACCTATCTTTATTGGGGAGGCATGCGTAGCTTCAATGAAGGAGAAAACTGTTATGGAAATACAACGATTAATGAAGGTCGTGCAGGTTATAACTCGCCTGCCTCCGAAGAAGCTCCAGTAGTCACGTTTGACGAATGGATGTGTATTGAAATAATGATCAAATTGAATGATCCGGTTACCGCCCATAATGGTGAATTGAAAGTCTGGCAAGATGGTGTTCCTGTCGGTCACTGGGGACCTGGTTTCCCGAATGGCTACTGGTTAAGGGATAAATGGTATAACAACCCTGCTGGTACTCCATTCGAAGGGTTTCAATGGAGAACAGATGTTGATCTGAACATCAACTGGCTTTGGTTCGAGTTTTTTCATGATGATCCCAACGCCCCTTCCAGCTACATCAAATTTGCAAATTTGGTTGTCGCAAAAGAATACATTGGGCCGATTAACAATCCAACAGACGCTACCAAATAA
- the lysS gene encoding lysine--tRNA ligase produces MHNSELSEQEIIRRQSLEELRALGVEPYPAALYNVNAYSTEIKDEFNDDAEQRKVSIAGRIMSRRIMGKASFIELMDSKGRIQVYITRDNICPDEDKEFYNTVFKRLTDIGDFVGIEGFVFRTKTGEISVHAEKLTLLSKSLRPLPVVKMKDGVAYDKFSDPELRYRRRYVDLLVNDGIKDIFVKRTRIFDAMREFFNGYGYLEVDTPVLQNIPGGAAARPFITHMNALDIELYLRIANELYLKRLIVGGLEGVYEFSRNFRNEGMDRTHNPEFTVMEIYVSYKDYKWMMEFTEQMLEHVTMKVLGTTKAKVGDTEIDFKAPYRRVTMIDAIKEHTGIDISGMDEAQLRDICKQLDVEQDETMGKGKLIDEIFGEKAEGKYIQPTFIIDYPIEMSPLCKRHRENPDLTERFELMVNGKELANAYTELNDPIDQRERFEEQLRLSEKGDDEAMFIDQDFLRALEYGMPPTSGMGIGMDRLAMLLTGQTSIQEVLLFPMMRPEKTVKKDAASHYTDIGIPQEWVDPLQQAGYIRVKSLKELNPNKLHQEICGLNKKFKLNLVNPTPDEVKTWVANASEL; encoded by the coding sequence ATGCATAATTCAGAACTGAGTGAACAGGAAATCATACGCAGGCAAAGCCTGGAAGAGTTGAGAGCACTGGGAGTGGAACCTTATCCCGCCGCACTGTATAATGTAAATGCCTATTCCACCGAGATAAAAGATGAATTCAACGACGACGCCGAGCAGCGTAAAGTAAGTATTGCCGGACGGATCATGAGCCGCCGGATCATGGGGAAAGCATCCTTTATTGAGTTAATGGACTCCAAAGGTCGTATTCAGGTCTATATTACGCGCGACAATATTTGCCCTGATGAAGATAAAGAATTCTATAACACCGTCTTCAAAAGACTGACTGATATAGGTGATTTCGTCGGAATTGAGGGTTTCGTTTTCCGCACCAAAACAGGGGAGATCTCCGTACATGCAGAAAAACTCACCTTGTTGTCAAAATCATTGAGACCGCTGCCTGTCGTGAAAATGAAAGACGGCGTGGCGTACGATAAATTCTCCGATCCCGAATTACGGTACCGCAGGCGGTATGTAGACTTGTTAGTGAATGACGGTATAAAAGATATTTTCGTAAAGCGTACCCGCATCTTCGATGCCATGCGTGAATTCTTTAACGGCTATGGCTATCTGGAAGTAGATACCCCCGTACTGCAAAATATTCCCGGTGGAGCTGCAGCGAGACCATTCATCACCCACATGAATGCACTCGATATCGAACTCTATCTCCGGATCGCCAATGAACTTTATCTGAAACGGTTGATCGTGGGCGGACTTGAGGGTGTTTATGAGTTCTCACGCAACTTCCGCAATGAGGGGATGGATCGGACGCACAATCCGGAATTCACGGTAATGGAAATATACGTTTCCTATAAAGATTATAAGTGGATGATGGAGTTCACCGAACAGATGCTGGAGCACGTTACGATGAAAGTACTCGGGACGACAAAAGCGAAAGTGGGTGATACGGAGATCGATTTCAAAGCGCCCTATCGACGGGTTACCATGATCGACGCCATCAAGGAACACACCGGCATTGATATCAGTGGAATGGACGAGGCTCAACTGCGTGATATATGTAAACAGCTGGATGTGGAACAGGACGAGACCATGGGTAAAGGCAAACTGATCGACGAGATCTTCGGTGAAAAAGCCGAAGGAAAATATATACAGCCTACCTTTATCATCGACTATCCCATCGAGATGTCACCACTCTGTAAACGCCATCGTGAAAATCCTGACCTGACCGAACGGTTTGAACTGATGGTCAACGGGAAAGAGCTGGCCAACGCCTATACGGAACTGAATGATCCGATTGACCAGCGTGAACGATTTGAAGAGCAACTCCGGCTCTCGGAGAAAGGAGACGATGAAGCAATGTTCATAGACCAGGATTTCCTGCGCGCCTTAGAATACGGCATGCCCCCCACATCAGGGATGGGTATCGGGATGGACAGGCTTGCCATGTTGCTTACGGGACAAACCTCTATACAGGAAGTGCTGCTTTTCCCGATGATGCGTCCGGAAAAAACAGTCAAAAAAGATGCCGCATCACATTATACCGACATCGGTATCCCGCAGGAGTGGGTCGATCCGCTTCAGCAGGCGGGATATATCCGGGTAAAAAGTCTCAAAGAACTGAATCCCAACAAACTCCATCAGGAGATATGTGGATTGAATAAAAAATTCAAACTGAATTTGGTCAATCCTACTCCTGATGAGGTAAAAACATGGGTAGCTAATGCCTCGGAACTTTAA